A genomic segment from Thermoplasmata archaeon encodes:
- a CDS encoding CehA/McbA family metallohydrolase, which produces MSDALRLDLHVHSVRSPDSRLTLDAIVERLPHVGMKGFALTDHNSVDGHRELDALRARYPGYLFVPGIEVSTAQGHLLAYGVTETAPAHRPLAETIEWVRAHGGEPVLAHPFRRSHGAGRRLAETAAVAAIESRNGHNSEIANLRAEGVAARRALATTGGSDAHARGEIGRAFTELDPSVGSVDDVLEALRRRRVSAVGASLAWPGRLRLGLRTGLLLASRGFRPI; this is translated from the coding sequence ATGAGCGACGCCCTCCGGCTCGATCTCCACGTCCACTCGGTCCGCTCGCCGGACTCCCGTCTCACGCTCGACGCGATCGTCGAGCGGCTCCCGCACGTCGGAATGAAGGGGTTCGCCCTCACCGACCACAACTCGGTCGACGGCCACCGCGAGCTCGACGCGCTCCGCGCGCGGTATCCGGGCTACCTGTTCGTTCCGGGGATCGAGGTCTCGACCGCCCAGGGCCACCTGCTCGCCTACGGCGTCACCGAGACGGCCCCCGCCCACCGGCCCCTGGCCGAGACGATCGAGTGGGTCCGCGCCCACGGTGGCGAGCCGGTGCTCGCCCATCCGTTCCGCCGCAGCCACGGCGCGGGACGTCGGCTCGCCGAGACCGCGGCGGTGGCCGCGATCGAGTCGCGGAACGGACACAACTCCGAGATCGCGAACCTGCGGGCCGAGGGCGTCGCGGCGCGCCGCGCGCTCGCCACGACCGGCGGCAGCGACGCGCACGCCCGCGGGGAGATCGGCCGCGCCTTCACCGAGCTCGACCCGTCCGTCGGCTCGGTGGACGACGTGCTCGAGGCCCTCCGCCGCCGACGGGTCAGCGCCGTCGGCGCCTCCCTGGCCTGGCCGGGCCGGCTCCGCCTCGGACTGCGCACCGGACTCCTGCTGGCGAGCCGCGGGTTCCGTCCCATCTGA
- the xerA gene encoding site-specific tyrosine recombinase/integron integrase, translating into MASSRLPRNPGPSRAESGPSTAGADPPSFSVTELVGRFQRMLQARERSPCTVKQYGHIARAFLAFAQKPLDEVTVHDLESYREYLVLQRHYSKNSVYTTVRGLTCLFRSFGLAVADQLEPPRRPERLPRYLTEEEMHRLLEAVRATPRDSAIVHVLAFAGLRVSEVCHLELEDIEFERNILHVRSGKGDKDREVILEDRTRAAIDRYLAERTSSGEADRRLFPVGPVTVERIVRRAAGQAEIPRRVTPHMLRHTLATALLARGCDIRYIQKLLGHASVATTQIYTHVDTQALRNAYQRAKPQY; encoded by the coding sequence ATGGCCAGCTCCCGGCTGCCGCGAAATCCCGGTCCGTCGCGCGCAGAATCGGGCCCGTCGACCGCCGGCGCCGACCCTCCCAGCTTCAGCGTCACCGAGCTGGTCGGGCGCTTCCAGCGGATGCTGCAGGCGCGCGAGCGCAGCCCGTGCACGGTCAAGCAGTACGGCCACATCGCCCGGGCCTTCCTCGCCTTCGCTCAGAAGCCGCTCGACGAGGTCACGGTCCACGACCTCGAGTCGTATCGGGAGTACCTGGTCCTCCAGCGGCACTACTCGAAGAACTCCGTGTACACCACCGTGCGCGGGCTCACCTGCCTGTTCCGCAGCTTCGGCCTCGCCGTGGCCGACCAGCTCGAGCCGCCCCGGCGACCCGAGCGCCTGCCCCGGTACCTCACGGAGGAGGAGATGCACCGGCTGCTCGAGGCCGTGCGCGCCACCCCGCGCGACAGCGCGATCGTTCACGTGCTCGCCTTCGCCGGCCTGCGCGTGAGCGAGGTCTGCCACCTCGAGCTCGAGGACATCGAGTTCGAGCGCAACATCCTGCACGTGCGCTCGGGCAAGGGCGACAAGGATCGCGAGGTCATCCTCGAGGACCGCACCCGGGCCGCGATCGACCGCTATCTCGCCGAGCGCACGAGCTCCGGCGAGGCCGACCGGCGGCTGTTCCCCGTGGGGCCGGTGACGGTCGAGCGGATCGTCCGGCGGGCCGCCGGCCAGGCCGAGATCCCCCGGCGCGTGACGCCGCACATGCTGCGCCACACGCTCGCGACCGCGCTGCTCGCGCGCGGATGCGACATCCGCTACATCCAGAAGCTGCTCGGGCACGCCTCCGTCGCGACGACGCAGATCTACACGCACGTCGACACGCAGGCGCTGCGCAACGCCTACCAGCGCGCCAAGCCGCAATATTAA
- a CDS encoding DUF4147 domain-containing protein, translating to MTLASDARAIARAGVRAVDPAVAVRRAVARRAGGLRVGARRLAPGAGGRFHVIAIGKAAGAMADAAARLAGADRLGLAIPPKGYPAPSSGIPVRFGEHPLPGAGSFRAGAALRALVRAVEPNDAVLFLISGGGSAVAEAAVPPLSDHAVRATTGVLLASGAPIAAMNAVRRHLSRIKGGRLAEALPAAFATVAISDVVGDAPADIASGPTVPDPSTFADALAVVDRFALRARLPTPVVSFLDAGRAGRFAETPKPGAMIGRRPFVLAATNAVAVSAAVEAARGRGYRTSRLYRPVVGETQPAAHRFARRLVHLARRSHGAVALIGGGETTVTLGPRPGRGGRNQEFALASALDLAGHRASLVLSFGTDGIDGPTDAAGGFSDDRTLARSAGRRLDLAATLQRHAAYDALDALGQLWRTGPTGTNVTDLHVGLARPAVNPSRAGSSRRSAVPSSRRRRS from the coding sequence ATGACCCTCGCTTCTGACGCGCGCGCGATCGCGCGCGCCGGAGTACGCGCGGTCGATCCGGCGGTCGCCGTCCGGCGGGCGGTCGCGCGCAGGGCCGGGGGACTGAGGGTCGGCGCCCGGCGCCTCGCCCCCGGCGCGGGAGGGCGCTTCCACGTCATCGCGATCGGGAAGGCGGCGGGGGCGATGGCCGACGCGGCCGCCCGACTCGCCGGAGCGGACCGCCTCGGGCTCGCGATCCCGCCGAAGGGGTACCCGGCGCCGAGCTCCGGGATCCCGGTGCGGTTCGGGGAGCACCCGCTGCCCGGTGCGGGGAGCTTCCGGGCCGGGGCGGCCCTGCGGGCGCTCGTTCGGGCGGTCGAGCCGAACGACGCGGTCCTGTTCCTGATCTCGGGCGGCGGCTCGGCCGTGGCGGAGGCTGCGGTGCCCCCGCTCTCGGACCACGCCGTCCGCGCGACGACCGGCGTGCTGCTCGCCAGCGGCGCCCCGATCGCGGCGATGAACGCGGTGCGGCGACACCTCTCGAGGATCAAGGGGGGCCGCCTCGCCGAAGCGCTGCCGGCCGCCTTCGCGACGGTCGCGATCAGCGATGTCGTCGGCGACGCGCCGGCGGACATTGCGTCGGGACCCACCGTGCCCGATCCGAGCACGTTCGCCGACGCGCTCGCGGTCGTCGACCGCTTCGCGCTCCGCGCCCGACTGCCGACGCCGGTCGTCTCGTTCCTCGATGCGGGCCGCGCCGGGCGCTTTGCCGAGACGCCGAAGCCGGGCGCGATGATCGGGCGCCGCCCGTTCGTCCTCGCCGCCACCAACGCTGTCGCCGTGTCCGCGGCGGTCGAGGCGGCGCGCGGGCGCGGCTATCGGACGAGCCGGCTCTACCGGCCGGTCGTCGGCGAGACGCAGCCGGCGGCCCACCGGTTCGCGCGCCGCCTGGTCCACCTCGCGCGCCGGTCGCACGGGGCGGTCGCGCTGATCGGCGGCGGCGAGACCACGGTGACGCTCGGGCCGCGCCCGGGGCGCGGTGGCCGCAACCAGGAGTTCGCGCTCGCGTCGGCGCTCGACCTCGCCGGACACCGGGCGAGCCTCGTCCTCTCCTTCGGCACGGACGGGATCGACGGACCGACGGACGCGGCCGGCGGGTTCAGCGACGATCGCACGCTCGCGCGCTCCGCCGGGCGCCGGCTCGACCTCGCCGCGACGCTGCAGCGGCACGCCGCCTACGACGCGCTGGACGCGCTCGGGCAGCTGTGGCGGACCGGACCGACGGGCACGAACGTGACCGACCTCCACGTCGGGCTCGCCCGGCCGGCCGTCAATCCGAGTAGGGCAGGAAGTAGTCGGCGGAGTGCGGTTCCTTCCAGTCGACGTAGACGCTCTTGA
- the thyX gene encoding FAD-dependent thymidylate synthase, producing MADDTEPMVRPVVPEADRIIGVRYPVLTHGFVALVDYMGNDAAIVQAARVSYGRGTKSVRDDRGLIRYLMRHRHTTPFEMVEYKFFVRLPIFVARQWIRHRASSTNEYSARYSIVPDEFEVPPAEEVRHQSTRNRQGRGDALPAEVVERFRSDLSSIAGDAYAAYSRALEAGVARETARLLLPVAYYTQWYWKTNLHNLFHFLSLRLDLHAQEEIRLYAVELARIARLVCPVAVEAFEEFQLEGVAFGRREQRAVRALLDGRSPAEACAAAGLPLTREDGRPMTTGEGVEFLEKLERLRGID from the coding sequence GTGGCCGACGACACGGAGCCGATGGTGCGGCCCGTCGTCCCCGAGGCGGACCGGATCATCGGGGTCCGCTACCCCGTGCTGACGCACGGCTTCGTGGCCCTGGTCGACTACATGGGCAACGACGCGGCGATCGTCCAGGCCGCCCGCGTCTCCTACGGCCGCGGCACGAAGTCGGTCCGCGACGACCGGGGCCTGATCCGTTACCTGATGCGGCACCGCCACACGACCCCGTTCGAGATGGTCGAGTACAAGTTCTTCGTCCGCCTCCCGATCTTCGTCGCGCGCCAGTGGATCCGGCACCGCGCGAGCTCGACGAACGAGTACAGCGCGCGCTACAGCATCGTGCCCGACGAGTTCGAGGTCCCGCCGGCCGAGGAGGTCCGGCACCAGTCGACCCGCAACCGCCAGGGACGCGGTGACGCCCTGCCGGCCGAGGTCGTCGAGCGGTTCCGCTCGGACTTGAGCTCGATCGCGGGGGACGCCTACGCGGCCTACTCCCGCGCGCTCGAGGCCGGTGTCGCCCGCGAGACCGCGCGCCTGCTCCTGCCGGTCGCCTACTATACGCAATGGTACTGGAAGACCAACCTCCACAACCTCTTCCATTTCCTCTCGCTGCGCCTCGACCTCCACGCCCAGGAGGAGATCCGCCTCTACGCGGTCGAGCTCGCCCGGATCGCCCGGCTCGTCTGTCCGGTCGCGGTCGAGGCGTTCGAGGAGTTCCAGCTGGAAGGAGTCGCCTTCGGACGCCGGGAGCAGCGGGCCGTCCGGGCGCTCCTCGATGGGCGGTCGCCGGCCGAGGCGTGCGCGGCCGCCGGCCTGCCGCTCACGCGCGAGGACGGACGTCCGATGACGACCGGCGAGGGCGTCGAGTTCCTCGAGAAGCTCGAGCGCCTGCGCGGGATCGACTGA
- a CDS encoding winged helix-turn-helix domain-containing protein — protein sequence MSSREDRQYRSRVEILRDFLGAMRETGKKTRVIGLANLNPASYQPYLEFCLAHHLVQDTSAGYRLTPRAEHVLEAIERIVVHSTEVDVALADLQRGLEGTKAAASTSKPALRYVSLVAFHEMVRGSAASRAPGEGDAGATASPNPSWSRSGAQVTVDPRARAPAFGGTGSTSSRSRRTPDDRRE from the coding sequence ATGTCGTCCCGCGAGGACCGCCAGTACCGCAGCCGCGTCGAGATCCTGCGCGACTTCCTGGGCGCGATGCGGGAGACCGGCAAGAAGACCCGCGTCATCGGGCTCGCCAACCTGAATCCCGCGTCGTACCAGCCGTACCTCGAGTTCTGCCTGGCGCATCATCTGGTCCAGGACACGTCGGCCGGCTACCGGCTGACTCCCCGTGCCGAGCACGTGCTCGAGGCGATCGAGCGGATCGTCGTGCACAGCACCGAGGTCGACGTCGCGCTCGCGGACCTGCAACGAGGGCTCGAGGGGACGAAGGCCGCCGCGTCGACGTCGAAGCCGGCGCTGCGCTACGTCTCGCTGGTGGCATTCCACGAGATGGTCCGTGGTTCGGCCGCCTCCCGCGCGCCGGGCGAAGGCGATGCCGGCGCAACGGCGAGCCCGAACCCGAGCTGGAGCCGCTCGGGAGCCCAGGTGACGGTCGATCCCCGGGCTCGCGCGCCGGCGTTCGGGGGGACGGGATCGACCTCGAGCCGCTCCCGACGGACGCCCGATGATCGACGCGAGTGA
- the metG gene encoding methionine--tRNA ligase, translating to MGVSWPYAHGPQHLGHLASTYVPADQFARFHRLRGDDVLMVSGSDMHGTPILVAAEKAGVPPADLAAQFHALNRDALARLGISFDLFTTTHTLVHERTVAEVFLALLEKRLVRRRTEELPFCPKHGRFLPDRYLVGRCPFCGFDSARGDECDRCGRPLDARQLGDPRCSIDGTPAEFRPSEHFYLELDRLAPQLSQYLERAGGSWRPGVLRVARNFISEGLHPTSITRDLDWGVPIPLDGYGSKRFYVWFEAVIGYLSAAKEWAIRSGRPDAWRQYWDEREPARHYYFVGKDNQFHHTIVWPGMLLGVGGLHLPDDVPANEWLTLGGVKVSRSRTEERSAFLVPMLQKYPPDVLRFYSVLLAPQHHDTELDWDEFDKVRDEHLANQWGNLVQRALVFARDRYDGRVPAPPEDWRPDVAGGLGAHLRAAHERISEEYEKVRLKEALERTLEEVREGNRRFQEARPWELDGPERARVVYEALWRIRALATWLSPVLPFSSAEVFRMLGFSDAPGPGDWDRALESPPVGQRLGVIRPLFPREEASPGAADARRVAGPDAAPAPLPEWPPLAVRAGVVRGASVHPSADRLYVLEVDVGDPGPRTVVAGLRTSYAIEELVGRPIVVLANLAPRTIRRMTSKGMVLAAEDGERAVLLCPPAGVGPGAYLAGVSEAEREISHEEFAGTPLIVARAVGAGPDGTTRFDLGSREVTVSGRWPVGIVGVVRLPGPDAQSGELLAFGPDLPVGVAGDVPIGAKVR from the coding sequence ATCGGCGTTTCCTGGCCGTACGCGCACGGCCCGCAGCACCTCGGCCACCTCGCGAGCACCTACGTCCCGGCCGACCAGTTCGCGCGGTTCCACCGCCTGCGCGGCGACGACGTCCTGATGGTGTCGGGCTCGGACATGCACGGGACCCCGATCCTCGTCGCGGCGGAGAAGGCGGGAGTGCCCCCCGCCGATCTCGCGGCCCAGTTCCACGCGCTCAACCGCGACGCGCTCGCCCGGCTCGGGATCTCCTTCGACCTGTTCACGACGACGCACACGCTCGTGCACGAGCGGACCGTGGCCGAGGTGTTCCTCGCGCTGCTCGAGAAGCGCCTCGTCCGCCGGCGCACCGAGGAACTGCCGTTCTGCCCGAAGCACGGGCGCTTCCTACCGGACCGGTACCTGGTGGGGAGGTGCCCGTTCTGCGGCTTCGACAGCGCCCGAGGGGACGAGTGCGACCGGTGCGGGCGCCCGCTCGATGCCCGCCAGCTCGGCGATCCTCGGTGCTCGATCGACGGCACGCCGGCGGAGTTCCGCCCGAGCGAGCACTTCTACCTCGAGCTCGACCGTCTCGCGCCGCAACTCTCCCAGTACTTGGAGCGCGCCGGGGGTTCCTGGCGCCCCGGAGTGCTACGCGTCGCCCGGAACTTCATTTCCGAAGGCCTCCACCCGACCTCGATCACGCGCGATCTCGACTGGGGGGTCCCGATCCCGCTGGACGGCTACGGATCGAAGCGTTTCTACGTCTGGTTCGAGGCGGTGATCGGCTACCTGTCGGCCGCCAAGGAGTGGGCGATCCGCTCCGGCCGTCCCGACGCCTGGCGCCAGTACTGGGACGAGCGCGAGCCGGCGCGCCACTACTACTTCGTGGGCAAGGACAACCAGTTCCACCACACGATCGTCTGGCCGGGGATGCTGCTCGGCGTCGGGGGGCTCCACCTTCCCGATGACGTGCCCGCGAACGAGTGGCTGACCCTCGGCGGGGTCAAGGTCTCGCGTTCGCGGACCGAGGAGCGCAGCGCGTTCCTCGTGCCGATGCTGCAAAAGTACCCACCGGATGTCCTGCGGTTCTACTCGGTGCTGCTCGCGCCCCAGCACCACGACACCGAGCTCGACTGGGACGAGTTCGACAAGGTGCGGGACGAGCACCTCGCCAACCAGTGGGGCAACCTGGTGCAGCGCGCCCTCGTCTTCGCGCGCGATCGCTACGACGGCCGCGTCCCGGCGCCGCCGGAGGACTGGCGACCGGACGTGGCGGGCGGCCTGGGCGCCCATCTGCGCGCGGCGCACGAGCGGATCTCCGAGGAGTACGAGAAGGTCCGCCTGAAGGAGGCGCTCGAGCGGACGCTCGAGGAGGTCCGCGAGGGCAACCGCCGCTTCCAGGAGGCGCGACCGTGGGAGCTCGACGGCCCGGAACGGGCGCGCGTCGTCTACGAGGCCCTCTGGCGGATCCGCGCGCTGGCCACCTGGCTCTCCCCCGTGCTTCCGTTCTCGAGCGCCGAGGTGTTCCGGATGCTGGGCTTCTCGGATGCACCGGGTCCCGGCGACTGGGACCGTGCGCTCGAGTCCCCGCCGGTGGGGCAGCGGCTCGGGGTGATCCGCCCACTGTTCCCGCGGGAGGAGGCGAGCCCGGGCGCCGCGGACGCGCGACGGGTCGCTGGCCCGGACGCCGCGCCCGCCCCGCTGCCCGAGTGGCCGCCGCTCGCGGTCCGCGCCGGGGTCGTGCGCGGCGCGTCGGTCCACCCGTCGGCCGACCGGCTCTACGTGCTGGAGGTCGACGTCGGCGACCCGGGGCCGCGGACCGTCGTCGCGGGGCTGCGAACGTCCTACGCGATCGAGGAGCTCGTCGGGCGGCCGATCGTCGTGCTCGCGAACCTCGCCCCCCGCACGATCCGACGCATGACCTCCAAGGGGATGGTCCTCGCGGCCGAGGACGGAGAGCGGGCGGTGTTGCTCTGCCCGCCGGCCGGCGTGGGACCCGGCGCCTACCTGGCGGGCGTGAGCGAGGCCGAACGGGAGATCTCGCACGAGGAGTTCGCCGGAACGCCCCTGATCGTCGCCCGAGCGGTCGGCGCCGGACCGGACGGAACGACCCGCTTCGATCTGGGCAGCCGCGAGGTCACGGTCTCCGGCCGCTGGCCCGTCGGGATCGTCGGGGTCGTCCGGCTCCCGGGACCGGACGCGCAGTCCGGCGAGCTGCTGGCCTTCGGACCCGACCTCCCGGTCGGCGTCGCCGGCGACGTTCCGATCGGAGCGAAGGTCCGATGA
- a CDS encoding FAD-binding oxidoreductase encodes MSEPAVEVAVLGAGIAGCALAYHLASRRVGPTVLYDPRTPAAGATGRAAGIVTEQLWNDWDVAVTRASKEEYARLSSRWDPSAYRVNGFVRWAHGPEASRALTTAAERLRRWGVAVRALDARALAERIPWGRFEDGAVGIDAPGDAVVTPSAMAGIYAEGARAAGVDVRLGTPMRSLRREDGRWELATGASAVRARRIVIAAGAWSKSILATLGHPLPLAPYRTQAAVLRPAGGPDSFPSVHDVDVDVYARPEANGRLLAGDGTELTEVDPETYRTGADEAFVAHLAETFGHRLPGWADAELVRAWAGVCAATPDRRPFVGPVPEAEGLFVEAGFNGFGVMRAGGVGQRLADLLAAGAHDDHALAALGPVLPARRRAAAGAFSPRPGFTLDDGDDPRF; translated from the coding sequence GTGTCCGAGCCGGCGGTCGAGGTCGCGGTGCTCGGGGCCGGCATCGCCGGCTGTGCCCTCGCCTACCACCTCGCCTCCCGTCGCGTCGGACCCACCGTCCTCTACGACCCGCGGACCCCGGCGGCCGGGGCGACCGGTCGGGCCGCCGGCATCGTCACCGAGCAGCTGTGGAACGACTGGGACGTCGCCGTGACCCGGGCCTCGAAGGAGGAGTACGCCCGGCTGAGCTCGCGCTGGGACCCGTCGGCCTATCGCGTGAACGGCTTCGTGCGCTGGGCGCACGGGCCGGAGGCGTCGCGGGCGCTCACCACCGCGGCCGAGCGGCTGCGCCGCTGGGGCGTCGCGGTCCGTGCGCTCGACGCCCGCGCCCTCGCCGAACGGATCCCGTGGGGACGCTTCGAGGACGGCGCTGTCGGGATCGACGCGCCGGGGGACGCGGTCGTGACCCCGAGCGCGATGGCCGGGATCTACGCCGAGGGCGCTCGCGCGGCCGGGGTCGACGTGCGACTCGGAACGCCGATGCGCTCGCTGCGCCGCGAGGACGGTAGGTGGGAGCTCGCCACCGGCGCCTCCGCCGTGCGCGCGCGCCGGATCGTGATCGCCGCCGGCGCCTGGTCGAAGTCGATCCTCGCGACGCTCGGCCATCCGCTGCCGCTCGCGCCGTACCGGACCCAGGCGGCGGTGCTGCGACCGGCCGGCGGGCCCGACAGCTTCCCCTCGGTCCACGACGTCGACGTCGACGTCTACGCCCGCCCCGAGGCCAACGGCCGCCTCCTCGCCGGGGACGGCACCGAGCTCACCGAGGTCGACCCCGAGACCTACCGGACCGGCGCCGACGAGGCGTTCGTCGCACATCTCGCCGAGACGTTCGGCCACCGCCTGCCCGGCTGGGCCGACGCCGAGCTCGTCCGGGCGTGGGCCGGGGTCTGCGCCGCGACCCCGGACCGCCGCCCGTTCGTCGGGCCCGTGCCCGAGGCGGAGGGGCTGTTCGTGGAAGCCGGGTTCAACGGCTTCGGAGTGATGCGCGCCGGCGGGGTCGGCCAACGCCTCGCGGACCTGCTCGCCGCCGGGGCGCACGACGACCACGCCCTCGCCGCGCTGGGGCCGGTGCTTCCCGCGCGCCGGCGCGCGGCGGCCGGAGCGTTCTCCCCCCGACCCGGCTTCACGCTCGACGACGGCGATGACCCTCGCTTCTGA
- a CDS encoding aldehyde dehydrogenase family protein — protein MSATPVHGIFIDNQSLPLGGRASSNLIDPADGSVVGAVAHASADDAKAAMDSAVRAQPAWEAIGAAARGRILLRAAERLRSRSEELARLITREMGKVLFESRSEVAGAIDNLEYYPAFSRTLSGDEVAGLPTGQSLRLVWLPRGVVVAITPWNFPAATVTRKIAPALVGGNTMVLKPSSATPLSSLLIAEAFRDAGLPPGVLNVLPGPGSALGPPLLAHPACSTVTLTGSTESGIEVLRLAAPRVVKCLLELGGKAPVLVWKDADLDWAARATLWSRYWNAGQACIAAERCYVERSIAERFTAKVAGLAKALRVGPGLAPAVDMGPLYARSARDAVAKDVRDAVEAGATIVTGGSAPSEGPLARGAFYLPTVLGDVDEENVVAREEIFGPVLPLLTYDDWDEAIRRANASRYGLSSYVFTRDLSLAEKAARELRFGETYVNRVGPETPQGYHAGFRESGLGGEATVWGVRDYLQLKSVYVDWKEPHSADYFLPYSD, from the coding sequence GTGTCCGCGACGCCCGTCCACGGGATCTTCATCGACAACCAGAGCCTGCCCCTCGGCGGCCGCGCCAGCTCGAACCTCATCGACCCGGCCGACGGATCCGTCGTCGGCGCGGTCGCCCACGCGAGCGCCGACGACGCGAAGGCCGCGATGGACTCCGCGGTCCGGGCGCAGCCCGCGTGGGAAGCGATCGGGGCGGCCGCGCGGGGGCGGATCCTCCTCCGCGCGGCCGAACGGTTGCGCTCGCGCTCGGAGGAGCTCGCGCGCCTGATCACCCGCGAGATGGGCAAGGTGCTCTTCGAGAGTCGCTCGGAGGTCGCCGGCGCGATCGACAATCTCGAGTACTACCCCGCCTTTTCTCGCACGCTCTCCGGCGACGAGGTCGCGGGCCTCCCGACCGGGCAGTCGCTGCGTCTCGTCTGGCTGCCGCGCGGGGTCGTCGTGGCGATCACGCCCTGGAACTTCCCGGCCGCGACGGTCACCCGCAAGATCGCGCCCGCGCTCGTCGGCGGCAACACGATGGTCCTCAAGCCGTCCAGCGCGACGCCGCTCTCCTCCCTGTTGATCGCCGAGGCGTTCCGGGACGCCGGGCTGCCACCCGGCGTGCTCAACGTCCTGCCCGGGCCCGGCAGCGCCCTCGGCCCGCCGCTCCTCGCGCACCCCGCCTGCTCCACCGTGACGCTGACCGGCTCGACCGAGAGCGGCATCGAGGTGCTCCGGCTCGCCGCGCCCCGGGTCGTCAAGTGCCTGCTCGAGCTGGGCGGCAAGGCACCGGTGCTGGTCTGGAAGGACGCCGACCTCGACTGGGCCGCCCGCGCGACCCTCTGGTCGCGCTACTGGAACGCCGGCCAGGCGTGCATCGCCGCCGAGCGCTGCTACGTCGAGCGCTCGATCGCCGAGCGCTTCACGGCGAAGGTCGCGGGCCTCGCGAAGGCGCTTCGGGTCGGGCCGGGCCTCGCCCCCGCCGTCGACATGGGCCCGCTCTACGCGCGCAGCGCCCGGGACGCCGTCGCGAAGGACGTGCGCGACGCGGTGGAGGCGGGCGCGACGATCGTGACGGGCGGGTCGGCCCCGTCCGAGGGGCCGCTCGCCCGCGGGGCGTTCTACCTGCCGACGGTGCTCGGGGACGTCGATGAGGAGAACGTCGTCGCCCGGGAGGAGATCTTCGGCCCGGTGCTGCCGCTGCTCACCTACGACGACTGGGACGAGGCGATCCGTCGGGCCAACGCGAGCCGCTACGGTCTCTCGAGCTACGTCTTCACCCGCGACCTTTCGTTGGCCGAGAAGGCCGCCCGGGAGCTGCGCTTCGGCGAGACCTACGTCAACCGCGTCGGGCCCGAGACGCCGCAGGGCTACCACGCGGGTTTCCGCGAGAGCGGCCTGGGGGGCGAGGCGACCGTCTGGGGGGTGCGCGACTACCTGCAGCTCAAGAGCGTCTACGTCGACTGGAAGGAACCGCACTCCGCCGACTACTTCCTGCCCTACTCGGATTGA
- a CDS encoding TIGR00269 family protein, whose amino-acid sequence MRCSSCDAPPVIDQPYRGRDVCARHFLRSVEERFGHELRRQLPPRLRGTVAVALSGGKDSAVALTLSHEFLGTRPHVRLVALSVDEGIEGYRAETLVAARSLTARLGVDHRIVRAQAELGVTTDRAAARRPETVPCSFCGVWRRRLLNRAAREAGAEALVLGFNLDDLAQSVLMNLVHGDLDRLVRMAPHRVRQPGLVPRIAPLAQVPEREVYLFARLRGIPFDHRECPHAGRAARNRFREIVWQLEEAQPGTRQALLRTHERLAERWLAPESVSRAGRCRACGEPAATDLCRACEYLAFTGAPAPPAIAP is encoded by the coding sequence GTGCGCTGCTCCTCGTGCGACGCGCCGCCGGTCATCGACCAGCCGTACCGCGGACGCGACGTCTGCGCGCGCCACTTTCTTCGGTCCGTCGAGGAGCGCTTCGGCCACGAGCTCCGTCGGCAGCTCCCGCCGAGACTGCGGGGGACCGTCGCGGTGGCGCTGTCCGGCGGCAAGGACTCCGCCGTGGCGCTCACGCTCAGCCACGAGTTCCTCGGCACCCGCCCCCACGTCCGGCTCGTCGCGCTGAGCGTGGACGAAGGGATCGAGGGCTACCGGGCGGAGACCCTCGTCGCGGCGCGCTCGCTGACCGCACGGCTCGGCGTCGACCACCGGATCGTCCGCGCGCAGGCCGAGCTCGGGGTGACCACGGACCGGGCGGCCGCGCGTCGGCCCGAGACCGTACCGTGCTCGTTCTGCGGCGTCTGGCGCCGGCGCCTGCTCAACCGGGCGGCGCGCGAGGCCGGCGCCGAGGCACTCGTCCTCGGATTCAACCTCGATGACCTCGCGCAGAGCGTGCTCATGAACCTCGTCCACGGCGACCTCGATCGCCTCGTGCGGATGGCACCGCACCGCGTGCGGCAGCCCGGCCTCGTGCCCCGGATCGCCCCGCTCGCTCAGGTGCCGGAGCGCGAGGTCTACCTGTTCGCCCGGTTGAGAGGGATCCCGTTCGATCACCGCGAGTGCCCGCACGCCGGACGCGCCGCGCGCAACCGCTTCCGCGAGATCGTCTGGCAGCTGGAGGAGGCGCAGCCCGGGACGCGCCAGGCCCTCCTGCGCACCCACGAGCGGCTCGCCGAGCGATGGCTCGCGCCGGAGTCCGTGAGCCGGGCCGGGCGCTGCCGGGCGTGCGGCGAGCCGGCCGCGACCGACCTCTGCCGCGCCTGCGAATACCTCGCGTTCACCGGGGCGCCGGCACCGCCGGCGATCGCGCCGTGA